The Streptomyces sp. NBC_01197 genome window below encodes:
- a CDS encoding ferredoxin, whose product MGDRWRVEVDRSVCIGSGMCVNHAPDGFALDSARQSRPRSPETDANEKVLAAAEGCPVEAIMITLLESGETVFPPDE is encoded by the coding sequence ATGGGTGACCGCTGGCGCGTGGAGGTCGACCGCTCCGTCTGCATCGGCTCCGGGATGTGTGTGAACCACGCACCGGACGGCTTCGCACTCGACTCGGCGCGCCAGTCCCGGCCACGGTCGCCGGAGACCGACGCCAACGAGAAGGTGCTGGCCGCCGCGGAGGGCTGTCCGGTCGAGGCCATCATGATCACGCTGCTCGAGAGCGGCGAGACGGTCTTCCCGCCGGACGAGTAG
- a CDS encoding TetR family transcriptional regulator produces MTVEARPASPPLTERQEARRRRILHASAQLASRGGFDAVQMREVAESSSVALGTLYRYFPSKIHLLVATMQDQLQHLHTALRKRPPAGDTPAERVASTLMGAFRALQREPHLADAMVRALTFADRSVSPEVDTVSRLTTAIILDAMGLEHPTPEQLSAVRVIEHTWHSALITWLSGRASIAQVKIDIETVCRLIDLTGPDSGPGRIAAP; encoded by the coding sequence ATGACTGTGGAAGCCAGGCCGGCATCGCCACCCCTGACGGAGCGGCAGGAGGCGCGCCGCCGCAGGATCCTGCACGCGAGCGCCCAGCTGGCCAGCCGCGGCGGCTTCGACGCGGTGCAGATGCGTGAGGTCGCCGAGTCCTCGTCGGTGGCGCTCGGCACGCTGTACCGGTACTTCCCCTCCAAGATCCATCTCCTGGTCGCCACCATGCAGGACCAGCTCCAGCATCTGCACACCGCCCTCCGCAAGCGGCCCCCCGCGGGCGACACCCCCGCCGAGCGTGTCGCGTCGACGCTGATGGGCGCCTTCCGCGCGCTCCAGCGCGAGCCGCATCTGGCGGACGCGATGGTCCGGGCGCTGACCTTCGCCGACCGGAGCGTCAGCCCCGAGGTGGACACCGTCTCCCGTCTGACGACGGCGATCATCCTGGACGCGATGGGCCTGGAGCACCCCACCCCCGAGCAGCTGTCGGCGGTCCGGGTCATCGAGCACACCTGGCACTCCGCGCTGATCACCTGGCTGTCGGGGCGGGCGTCGATCGCCCAGGTGAAGATCGACATCGAAACGGTCTGCCGGCTGATCGACCTGACCGGCCCGGACAGCGGTCCGGGCCGGATCGCGGCACCGTAG
- a CDS encoding glycosyltransferase family 4 protein: MTAEAIEAGPLAGGSAAGARGPLRIAFLTYKGNPFCGGQGVYARHLSRELARLGHSVEVIGAQPFPVLDEGVPLTELPSLDLYRSPDPFRTPGRDEYRDWIDAVEVGTMWTGGFPEPLTFSLRARRHLLARRGEFDVIHDNQTLGYGLLGDLGAPLVTTVHHPITVDRRLDLAAADGWRRRASVRRWYGFTRMQKRVARRLPSVLTVSGSSQQEIIEDLGVREDRIHVVHIGADTELWAPDPAVAEVPGRIVTTSSADVPLKGLIHLVEALAKLRTEHPAAHLVVVGRRAEDGPVAQAIERYGLDGAVRFVKGISDQELVDLVRGAQIACVPSLYEGFSLPAAEAMATGTPLVATTGGAIPEVTGADGETCLAVPPGDAGALAGALSRLLADPVLRTRLGVAGRERVLARFTWKQAAIGTAERYREAIAARRSGTPSVPA, translated from the coding sequence GTGACCGCTGAGGCCATAGAAGCGGGCCCCCTTGCCGGTGGTTCCGCCGCCGGTGCCCGGGGCCCGCTGCGTATCGCGTTCCTCACGTACAAGGGCAATCCTTTCTGCGGAGGTCAGGGCGTCTACGCCCGGCACCTCTCACGGGAGCTGGCCCGGCTCGGCCACAGCGTCGAGGTGATCGGCGCCCAGCCCTTCCCGGTGCTGGACGAGGGCGTACCGCTCACCGAGCTGCCCAGCCTCGACCTCTACCGCAGCCCGGACCCCTTCCGTACCCCGGGACGCGACGAGTACCGCGACTGGATCGACGCCGTCGAGGTGGGCACCATGTGGACCGGCGGCTTCCCGGAGCCGCTGACCTTCTCGCTGCGCGCCCGGCGCCATCTCCTGGCCAGGCGCGGCGAGTTCGACGTCATCCACGACAACCAGACCCTCGGCTACGGACTGCTCGGCGACCTCGGTGCGCCGCTGGTCACCACCGTCCACCACCCCATCACCGTCGACCGGCGGCTCGACCTGGCGGCCGCGGACGGCTGGCGCCGCCGCGCCTCCGTACGCCGCTGGTACGGCTTCACCCGGATGCAGAAGCGGGTCGCCCGCAGGCTCCCGTCGGTCCTCACGGTCTCCGGCTCGTCGCAGCAGGAGATCATCGAGGATCTCGGGGTGCGCGAGGACCGCATCCATGTCGTGCACATCGGCGCCGACACCGAACTCTGGGCGCCCGACCCGGCCGTGGCCGAGGTGCCCGGCCGGATCGTGACGACATCGAGCGCCGACGTACCGCTCAAGGGCCTGATCCATCTGGTCGAGGCGCTCGCCAAGCTCCGTACCGAGCACCCGGCCGCCCACCTTGTCGTCGTCGGCAGACGAGCCGAGGACGGACCGGTCGCGCAGGCCATCGAGCGGTACGGGCTCGACGGGGCGGTGCGGTTCGTCAAGGGCATCAGCGACCAGGAGCTGGTCGACCTGGTGCGCGGCGCGCAGATCGCCTGTGTGCCCTCGCTCTACGAGGGTTTCTCGCTGCCCGCGGCCGAGGCGATGGCCACCGGCACCCCGCTGGTCGCCACGACCGGCGGAGCCATCCCCGAGGTCACCGGCGCCGACGGCGAGACCTGCCTCGCGGTGCCACCCGGCGACGCGGGCGCGCTGGCCGGCGCCCTGTCCCGGCTGCTCGCCGACCCCGTGCTCCGCACCCGCCTCGGCGTGGCCGGGCGCGAACGTGTCCTGGCCCGCTTCACCTGGAAGCAGGCCGCCATCGGCACCGCGGAGCGCTACCGCGAAGCCATCGCAGCCCGCCGCTCCGGCACCCCTTCCGTGCCGGCCTAG
- a CDS encoding class I SAM-dependent methyltransferase has translation MLTVDFSRFPLAPGDRVLDLGCGAGRHAFECYRRGAQVVALDQNGEEIREVAKWFAAMKEEGEAPAGATATAMEGDALNLPFPDASFDVVIISEVMEHIPDDKGVLAEMVRVLKPGGRIAITVPRYGPEKVCWALSDAYHEVEGGHIRIYKADELLGKIREAGLRPYGSHHAHALHAPYWWLKCAFGVDNDKALPVRAYHQLLVWDIMKKPLATRLAERALNPVVGKSFVAYATKPHTPRVDA, from the coding sequence GTGCTGACCGTGGACTTCTCCCGCTTCCCGCTCGCTCCGGGCGACCGTGTGCTCGACCTGGGCTGCGGCGCGGGCCGGCATGCCTTCGAGTGCTATCGGCGCGGCGCGCAGGTGGTGGCGCTCGACCAGAACGGCGAGGAGATCCGCGAGGTCGCCAAGTGGTTCGCCGCCATGAAGGAGGAGGGCGAGGCCCCCGCGGGCGCCACCGCCACCGCCATGGAGGGCGACGCGCTCAATCTGCCGTTCCCGGACGCCTCCTTCGACGTCGTGATCATCTCCGAGGTCATGGAGCACATCCCGGACGACAAAGGAGTGCTCGCCGAGATGGTCCGGGTGCTGAAGCCCGGCGGCCGGATCGCGATCACCGTCCCCCGGTACGGACCCGAGAAGGTCTGCTGGGCGCTCTCCGACGCCTACCACGAGGTCGAGGGCGGCCACATCCGGATCTACAAGGCCGACGAACTCCTCGGCAAGATCCGCGAGGCGGGGCTGCGTCCGTACGGCAGTCACCACGCGCACGCGCTGCACGCGCCGTACTGGTGGCTCAAGTGCGCCTTCGGCGTCGACAACGACAAGGCGCTGCCGGTCCGCGCCTACCACCAGCTCCTCGTCTGGGACATCATGAAGAAGCCGCTGGCGACCCGGCTCGCCGAGCGCGCGCTGAACCCGGTCGTCGGCAAGAGCTTCGTGGCGTACGCGACCAAGCCGCACACACCGCGGGTGGACGCGTGA
- a CDS encoding prenyltransferase/squalene oxidase repeat-containing protein produces the protein MTSPGRTEHLVLPGVLTAEQAARTVAGILAVQREDGAIPWFRGHHLDPWDHTEAAMALDAAGEHEAAERAYAWLARHQNEDGSWYAAYQDGDAARITDRGRETNFCAYVAVGVWHHYLATGDDTFADRMWPVVRAAVEFVLQLQQPGGEIGWKREPAEEGGAVVEDALLTGCSSVYQALRCALALADEREEPQPDWELATGALGHAIRSHPERFLDKSRYSMDWYYPVLGGAIGGSAAKQRIDGEWDRFVVPDLGVRCVLPNNWVTGGESCELALTLWVMGESDRALEILQSIRHLRADDGMYWTGYVFDDRALWPLERTSWTAGSLLLAVAALGGDEATTAVFGAERLPTGLEPDCCR, from the coding sequence GTGACCTCACCGGGCCGTACGGAACATCTGGTCCTGCCCGGAGTCCTCACCGCCGAGCAGGCCGCCCGCACGGTCGCCGGGATCCTCGCCGTCCAGCGCGAGGACGGCGCGATCCCCTGGTTCCGCGGGCACCACCTCGACCCGTGGGACCACACCGAGGCGGCCATGGCGCTCGACGCCGCCGGCGAGCACGAGGCCGCGGAGCGCGCGTACGCCTGGCTCGCCCGGCACCAGAACGAGGACGGCTCCTGGTACGCCGCCTACCAGGACGGCGACGCGGCCCGGATCACCGACCGGGGCCGGGAGACCAACTTCTGCGCGTACGTCGCAGTCGGCGTCTGGCACCACTATCTGGCCACCGGCGACGACACCTTCGCCGACCGGATGTGGCCCGTCGTGCGGGCCGCGGTCGAGTTCGTGCTCCAACTCCAGCAGCCGGGCGGCGAGATCGGCTGGAAGAGGGAGCCGGCAGAGGAGGGCGGGGCGGTCGTCGAGGACGCGCTGCTGACCGGTTGCTCGTCCGTCTACCAGGCGCTGCGCTGCGCGCTCGCGCTCGCCGACGAGCGCGAGGAGCCGCAACCCGACTGGGAGTTGGCGACTGGCGCGCTGGGGCACGCGATCCGCAGCCACCCCGAGCGCTTCCTCGACAAGAGCCGCTACTCGATGGACTGGTACTACCCGGTGCTCGGCGGCGCGATCGGCGGATCGGCGGCGAAGCAGCGGATCGACGGGGAGTGGGACCGCTTCGTCGTACCGGACCTCGGGGTGCGCTGTGTGCTGCCCAACAACTGGGTGACCGGTGGCGAGAGCTGCGAACTCGCCCTGACACTCTGGGTGATGGGGGAGTCGGACCGGGCGCTGGAGATACTCCAGTCGATCCGGCACCTGCGTGCGGACGACGGTATGTACTGGACGGGGTACGTGTTCGACGACCGGGCGCTGTGGCCGCTGGAACGCACCAGCTGGACGGCGGGATCACTGCTGCTCGCGGTGGCCGCGCTCGGCGGGGACGAGGCGACCACCGCGGTCTTCGGGGCGGAGCGGCTGCCGACCGGGCTCGAACCGGACTGCTGCCGCTGA
- a CDS encoding maleylpyruvate isomerase family mycothiol-dependent enzyme yields the protein MTLLGHDHYCDELLRQTELFGAALAGADLAATVPTCPEWSLGELTRHLGRAHRWAEAIVRTKATEAVPPGQVPDSAGPADEDPEALGDWLASGAARLAATLRAAGPDTVVWTWAADQRAGFWARRMVHETVVHRADAALTAGVPFDVDADVAADTIDEWLEILAFAQASGDKDAADLRGAGRSIHLHATDAAGAEWLVEFGDDGFSWRRAHEKATVALRGPLTDVLQVFYRRLPAGSDRVEVLGDRELLDFWLERASF from the coding sequence ATGACGCTACTGGGACATGACCACTACTGCGACGAACTCCTGCGGCAGACCGAACTGTTCGGGGCGGCGCTGGCCGGAGCCGACCTGGCGGCGACGGTGCCGACCTGCCCGGAGTGGAGCCTGGGGGAGCTGACCCGCCATCTGGGCCGCGCGCACCGCTGGGCCGAGGCGATCGTACGGACGAAGGCAACCGAGGCGGTTCCGCCCGGCCAGGTGCCGGACAGCGCCGGTCCGGCCGACGAGGACCCGGAGGCCCTGGGCGACTGGCTGGCCTCGGGCGCCGCGCGGCTCGCGGCGACCCTGCGGGCGGCGGGCCCGGACACGGTGGTCTGGACGTGGGCGGCCGATCAGCGCGCCGGGTTCTGGGCGCGCCGGATGGTCCACGAGACGGTGGTCCACCGGGCGGACGCGGCCCTGACGGCCGGTGTGCCGTTCGACGTCGATGCGGACGTCGCCGCCGACACCATCGACGAGTGGCTGGAGATCCTGGCCTTCGCGCAGGCCTCAGGCGACAAGGACGCGGCCGACCTGCGGGGAGCGGGCCGGTCGATCCATCTGCACGCCACGGACGCGGCCGGTGCGGAGTGGCTGGTCGAGTTCGGTGACGACGGGTTCAGCTGGCGCCGGGCGCACGAGAAGGCGACGGTGGCGCTGCGGGGGCCGCTGACCGACGTGCTCCAGGTCTTCTACCGGCGGCTGCCCGCGGGCAGCGACCGGGTGGAGGTGCTGGGCGACCGGGAACTGCTGGACTTCTGGCTGGAG